The following coding sequences lie in one Salmo salar chromosome ssa13, Ssal_v3.1, whole genome shotgun sequence genomic window:
- the LOC106566622 gene encoding protein disulfide isomerase Creld1, which translates to MWWSWPLLPALVLFSVLSVVRVQTAPCQTCRKLTDSFIKGLEKTSNKNFGGGNTAWEEEKLAKYARSETRLLEIVEAACEKSDFDCNKLLEQLEDQVETWWFHRQQEAPDLFEWLCIEELRLCCPPGRFGPDCKECLSGPGGVCGGLGRCEGEGTRLGDGECVCDPGYFGQLCQSCADGYYREKSSNHSTPACAACYHSCKKCSGPEDYKCVDCKPGWILHDNKCVDTDECGTELARCLSNTYCHNTDGSYECRGCDQACVGCMGSGPARCKKCARGYKLRGAKCLDVDECSERAIACPGLNEACFNEEGSFRCECADGFIRRDSICVENQPYSGPEKGLFDDMTDDEVLVLQQMFFGVVICALATLAAKGDMVFTAIFIGGVAAMAGYWLSEKGDRMLDGFLKGR; encoded by the exons ATGTGGTGGTCGTGGCCCCTGCTCCCTGCCCTGGTGCTcttctctgtgctgtctgtggTACGAGTACAGACTGCACCATGTCAGACCTGCCGCAAACTAACTGACAGCTTCATCAAG gGCCTGGAGAAAACATCCAATAAAAACTTTGGGGGTGGGAACACTGCTTGGGAGGAGGAGAAGCTGGCTAAATATGCTCGCAG TGAGACCAGGCTGCTGGAGATAGTGGAGGCAGCATGTGAGAAATCTGACTTTGACTGTAACAAGCTGCTGGAGCAGTTAGAGGACCAAGTGGAGACATGGTGGTTCCACCG gcagCAGGAGGCTCCAGATCTGTTTGAGTGGCTGTGTATAGAGGAGCTCCGACTCTGCTGTCCCCCAGGACGCTTTGGCCCAGACTGCAAAG AGTGTCTGTCCGGtcctggaggtgtgtgtggtggtctgGGTCGCTGTGAAGGAGAGGGCACGCGTCTGGgagatggagagtgtgtgtgtgatccggGGTACTTTGGTCAGCTGTGTCAGAGCTGTGCAGACGGCTACTACAGAGAGAAGAGCTCCAATCACAGCACACCAGCCTGTGCAG CATGCTACCACTCCTGTAAAAAATGCTCAGGGCCAGAGGACTACAAATGTGTGGACTGCAAACCTGGGTGGATCCTGCATGACAACAAGTGTGTTG ACACCGATGAGTGCGGCACAGAGCTGGCTCGATGTCTCTCCAACACATATTGCCACAACACAGATGGATCGTACGAGTGCAGAG GCTGTGACCAGGCATGTGTGGGCTGTATGGGCAGTGGTCCTGCCCGCTGTAAGAAATGTGCTAGGGGATACAAGCTCAGAGGAGCCAAATGTCTTG atGTGGATGAGTGTAGTGAGAGGGCGATAGCTTGTCCAGGGCTGAATGAGGCGTGTTTCAATGAGGAGGGTTCCTTCCGCTGTGAATGTGCTGACGGCTTCATCCGAAGGGACAGCATCTGTGTGGAGAACCAGCCTTACA gTGGTCCAGAGAAGGGTCTGTTTGATGACATGACTGATGACGAGGTACTTGTCCTGCAGCAGATGTTCTTTGGCGTGGTCATCTGTGCCCTAGCAACGCTTGCCGCCAAGGGTGACATGGTCTTCACCGCCATTTTCATCGGGGGAGTGGCCGCCATGGCCGGATACTGGCTATCAGAGAAGGGTGATCGCATGCTGGACGGCTTCCTGAAGGGACGCTAG